The DNA region CACCCTCATCAGTCGCCCTCCATCACCTTCTGCATCTCCGCGGCGAGGGTCAGGTGTCCCTGAATCATCTGACCCTTCTCTCCCACAAACAGGAAGTAAGTCGGTGTCGAGGTCACTCCATATCGCTGTGCTGTGACCAGGTCGTTGACAATCGCCTCCTGCACTTCCTTGCTTTTCATGTCCTTGCGGAACTGTTCCATATTCAAGCCCAGCGAGCGTGCAAACTCTTCCAGACGCTTCTCGCTGGCGTCCTGTTCGTTGAAGATGAGGTCCTGCATCTCCCAGAACTTGCCCTGTCGGTGTGCTGCCTCAGCCGCCTGCGCGAACAGCCGTGCCTTCGGGTGGATGTCCAGTGGATAGTGCCGGAATATCACACGGATTTTACCGTCGTACTTCAGTAGTAACTGCTCCATGGTCTCATTCCCCCGACGGCAGGAAGGACACTGCATATCGCTGAACTCTACGACAACCACCGTCGCGTTGGGATTGCCTTTCTCAGGTCTGCCCGGTATCACCAGGTCACTGAGTTTAATCTCCACGGGTTTCGGTTCGGGGAGTTGCGGTGGACGGGTGTAGAAATTCAGCGCCGCCAATCCCGCGCCTAAAATCAGAACAAACCCCAGCATAATTAACAGAAAACGGGTCTCCGACTTCATTTTCTCCTCACTATGCCTCAGATGGTGTGGTTATGAGATGCGGCTGTCGCCACGCCAGCAAGCTCAGCACAAACAGTGCCGTAGCGATTATAGCAGACGCCAGGCACCACTGGCAAATCGCGTGAATGACGAACAGCTCCAGGTAGGTAAGATACAGTGAAACCAGAAAGCCCACCGTGCCCCACAGCAACAGCAGGTGCGCAAACAGCCTCTGATGTTCTGCGGACACCGATGGTCGCAGGGCACACAGCAGGGCGAAGGACAGATAGAACAGCGTGCCGTAGGCGGCGACGGGTATGCCAAAAAGGCGAGATGCAGGGTGTTTGGCTACCTGGTCGCAACCGGCGTTCGTGCAGGGGATTTCGGCGTTCTGCACATGCCAGTACCACAGTAGCCCTGCGATAACCAGCCCCGTTACGGCGAGCGCGAACATCACACGGTTGATATTGGTACCGTTCATGCTCCTCCATCCGCAGCTAATCTTCTGACGAAAGCTGCCCGCTGCCCCAACCGGAAGCGTAGTTGGGTGGCTCCTTCACAATCCAGATGTCGTGCGGGTGGCTTTCGCGCAATCCCGCATTAGTAATACGGATGAAGCGCGCGTTCTGTCGCAACTCTTCCAGCGTTCTCGCGCCCAGATAGCCCATGCCGGAGCGAACTCCGCCCACCAGCTGGTAGATGGTTTCCGAAACGGGTCCCTTGTAGGGGACGCGCCCTTCCACGCCCTCCGGCACGAAACGGTCGACGCGCTGCTGGTAGTAACGGTCACTGCTGCCCTCCTGCATCGCGCCGATAGAACCCATACCACGATAGTCCTTGTAGGCTCGTCCCTGATAGAGCACCACCTCGCCGGGCGCCTCTTCGGTGCCCGCCAGCAGGTTCCCGACCATCACACAGGAAGCCCCTGCTGCCAGCGCTTTGGTGATGTCACCCGACCAGCGGATACCGCCGTCGGCGATAGTGGGTATATCATACTTCGCCGCTTCTTCGGCACAGTCCATAATCGCGGTCAGCTGTGGCACACCCACCCCCGCTACCACGCGCGTGGTGCAGATGGAGCCTGCGCCAATGCCCACGCGGATGCAGTCCGCTCCTGCTTCAATCAGGGCGCGGGTACCTTCTTTGGTCGCCACGTTGCCCGCAACTACCGGCAGGTTCGGATATGCACGCTTGATGGCTTTCACCGCGTTGATGACGCCCGCAGAATGTCCGTGCGCCGAGTCCACCACCACAAAGTCCACCCCTGCATCGACCAGCGCACTCACCCGTTCCAGAGTCTGGCGAAGCGGGCCCACCGCTGCCCCTACGCGCAAACGTCCTTTGCTGTCTTTCGTCGCCTGGGGGTACTGGCGGATTTTCAGGATGTCCTTAATGGTAATCAGTCCTCGCAGGTGGAAATGTTCGTCCACAATAGGCAGCTTCTCGATGCGGTGTTCCTGCAGTATCTCTTGAGCCTGCTCCAGGGTGGTGCCCACAGGCGCGGTAATCAGCCCCTCCTTCGTCATGACCTCGTCGATGCGCCGGTCGAAGTTCTGCTCAAAGCGGATGTCACGGTTGGTGAGGATGCCTACCAGCACGCCTTCCTCGTTCGTGATGGGCACGCCGGAGATATGGTAGCGTTCCATGATGGCGAGCGCATCGCGGATGGTATCGTGGGGGCTGAGAGAGATGGGGTGAACGATAATGCCGTGCTCCGAACGCTTGACTTTATCCACCTCCTCCGCCTGACGCTCGATGCTCATGTTGCGGTGTATGACGCCCACACCGCCCTCTCGCGCGATAGCGATAGCCATGCGCGCTTCCGTCACCGTATCCATCGGCGAGCTGACAACAGGCACGCGCAGAATGATGTCCGCTACCAGGCGTGTAGAGGTGTCCACGAGGTCGGGGGTTATCTCCGTACCGCGCGGTTCCAGCAATACGTCGTCGAAACTGAGACCCTCGCGTATGTGATGTGCCATCGCTTTACTCCTGCGGGCTTTCTTTTTAGTATACCAAATTGGGCAGGAGATTGGTAGGAAGGCACACCGTTACGCGCTACGCCGCACGCGAGTGGCCACCTCACCCAGCAGGGTAAATACCGCAGTACCCTGCGCGCCCAGTGCAATCGCCTGTCGGAGGTGCTCCTCTGCGCGTCGGAAATCGCCGTCAATCACGTACAGCTCTCCCAATCGCACGTGATGCGCACTCTCGCGCGGGTCCAGGCGAGTGAGCGTCTCCAGAGCGCGGATTTCCCGGTCCACCATACCGTGGTCTTTGGTGAACTCCGCAAACTCTTTCCAAACCTCGATGTTTTCGGGCTCGAGGGTGACCGCACGTTCATACATCTTGACAGCTGCGAGTACATCGTGGTCGGTCAGGTGTTTCATTTGCGCTGCCATGCGCAGGGCATGTACGTTGTCGCTGTCGATGTTGTCCAGCACATGTTCGAACACCATCAGCGCAGCGGGATACACCTCCAGTCGCGCCAGAGTATCGCCCAGCAGCAGATTCGCCTCGAGATTTAAGGGTTGCAGCGCGACAGCCGCCTGCAGTGCCTGCAGTGCGCCGTTGAGGTCGTTCGTGTATTCCAGCAGGAGTTTGCCGGTCATCAGCTGCGCCTCAAAATCGTCGGGTGCGATTTCCGCAGCCATCTGGTAGTAGGTGAGGGCGTTCTTCGCCTCCCGTCGTCGCAGATACTCGGCAGCAATCCACTTGCGCACCCGGGCGTTCTGCGGTTGCTCTTCTGCCAGACGCTTCCACAGCTGCACTGCCAGCTCGGGTGGACGTTTTTCTCCGGCATACAGCGCGGCGACGCTCTCGCACATGCCGGGCCACTCTTTGCGAGCGTGCAGCACCTTCTGGTAGACATAAGTGGCTTCGTGGTTGGTCACGCCGTTTTGCGCGTACGCCTTTGCCAGCGCGACCAGTATCTCTGCGTCGTCCGGGTAGTTTTTATGGGCAACCGCGTACACTCCCAGTGCCTTCTGGGAGTAGTCCTCTGCCTTCGACAGAGCCTGAGCATAGGCGTAGGCCACAGCGACGTCTGATGGGTTGTGTTCAAATGCTCTGGCGTAGAGGCTGATGGCTGTTTTCGTTTGCGCTCCACGCTGGGCAAGGCAATGCGCCAACGCGCACTGCACATCCCGGATATCGCCGCCTATCTCCTCCACAACGGGCGCAAGTGCTTTTTCATTCTTGATGGCTCGCTGGTAAAGGTCTTCTGCCTGCTCATCGTACACGTTGTTTCGCGCCAATGCGGTTACCAGCGCGGCGAAGGTGTGCATATCCTCCGGGTTCTGGGCAAATGCTTCGCGATATACCGGCAGGGCATCTTCATCGTAACAGTGCATCAGCATCTGGCATCTTGCCAGAGCGGTCACGTAGCGTTGACGCGCGTCTCCGCCCAGGGCAATCGCTGCGCGCAGCACCTCTGCCTCCCACGGTTTGCCCTGCAGGTGTCCGGATACCCATTCTGCCAGAAAGTGCGTGTTGGCGGCATCACGGGGCGCGTGCTTGAAGAAGGCATAATACACCTTCAGAGCCTGCGGGTCGGTACGGGGCGGGTAGGCGCGCGCCAGGTAGGTCAGCCAACTCTGGTTTCGGGGGTTCTCGGTGTAGGCTTGTGACACTACCTCGACGCACTCCGGGGTGACATTACCCTCGCGCACAATGGTGTTGGCAAGCTCCTCCAGCATCTTGCTACGCGACAGTCCAAATCGTTCCCACAGGGGGTGCTCTTTCCACTCCTCACGAACTACCCGCACCCATACCGGGATCATCTGCTCATCCTGTGGAAGCCAGCCCTGCTTGTATGCTGCCGCCAGCAGAAAAGCCGGTCCGGGGTCATCGGGTTGTACGGTAAAACGACGGCGGTACACTCCCACCCGGCCGACGGAGAAGACGCCGGCGTCAACGTCTGCCTCCACCAGACATCTTTCCAGTCGGGTTCGGCTGATATCGTCCAGATGGTTACACTTCAAGGCGGCGAGATAGAAGGCGAAAGCCGCCCGGCTGGTACGGGGTGGGTCTTCCAGCGACCATTTGCGCGCCAGAGCCACTACCGCCTTGCGGTATGCGAACAGCACCCCGGCGAAAGCGCCAATCAGGCTTCCCACTGCAGCCGCCAAGGGGTGAACGGGGAAGAGTAGTATTGCGCCAAGTGCAGCTCCGGTACCTCCAAATGCCCATTTCACACGACGGATAACGCGCTCTTCCTGATGCGTCGAAGCCGCCCGTAAAGCCATCGCCCGTAACTTCCTTTCTGTCGCAATGTCTTACCAGAGGGTTATTCCATAAAATTGCGGGTTTTTTCAGCGGGAATCCATCGGCAGGATAGGAGGTTAATCCAGAGTAAAGATGCACTGCACATTGGTATACAAACTGGGCCATGCTCCCTGGCGAAGACGGAATTTTGTGCCGTGATTGTGTTTGGTTCGCGCGTCAAAGTCTATCAACACATCCCCCGTCTCGACCGCTTGCAGAAAACGCTCGAAGCTAAAGCCGGATAGAAGGTAAAGCTCCTTGAACTGAAACCATTCGTGTCCATCTTCTATTTTGCTATCGGCGACGACGTAAAAACAGTTGCGCAGCTTCTGAGCGATTAAAGGGCCGAGGTCGTCGAACGCCCAGAAAGGCTCCGGGTTCAGGGTGCCTCCGCCGCGGGCAATAACCTCTTCCAGCCATGTTGCTATTTCGGGGACAGCAGTGTTCACCTTCTCAGGGTCGAACAAGACCCTTATTTTCCTTGCGTGTCGGTCGACCACGATGGTAAACCCTCTGTCAGTAAACTGTGAGGCGCGGAGCGTCTGTCTGAAGCTCATCTCCTCTTCGTCGTACCTCTTGCCGGCAAGAGGGTGGCGCCACCCATACACAGGCAAAAGTACCATAGTGACAATTTTACAGGCGCGCGGAGAGGGTTCCACATGTTTCAAGGTTACCAGCGAGGTAGAGGCTTTGCGCTGCGCTTTAATCTCCCACTCCTGTGCGTTAGGGATTGGCAGGTTGTTCTCACGAATACCGAGTAAAGCCTCGAGGGTATTACCTACCGCTCCGTCGTTGCGCGTGTTGATGGTGTGTTTGACGCTACGGTGCCATCCCCGTTCGGCGATCAATCGTATTTTTGCGATTAAATCCTCTTTGGAGACAATCTCTGGTGTCATTCTGGTCGCCAAAAGTCCAGCAGATATTCAAAAGTGGTGCCCATCGTAATGTAGTTCGAAGGATATCCGAAGATACCAATGCCGTTTACCAGATTGCGTCGGTCCCAGATAATGATGTTGCGCAGCTCGTAACCACGCCGGCGCAGCTCTTCGACAAGGGCAATGTGTATGGTGATGCGTTCGTCCTCCCACCACATGTCGGGCACGTTGATGACGCAGTGTGCCCTGGGCTGCAACAGAGGCAACAGCGATTCAAAAATATCCCCCATTGCCTGTGTGTATTCCTCCAGCGCCATGGTGCCGAGGTCACGCTCATCCTGACTGTACTGTTCTACCTTCCCGTACTGCTCGTTCTTGCGGTGTCTTCTGGATTTGTTCTTGCGCGGGCGATTGAGCAGGTTCGCATAAGGAGGCGACGTCCATATCAGTTTTACTGTGCCTGCCTGCAGGTACAGGGGAATATGACGCGCATCGTCCTGAACGGCCACTTGCTGGGTATTGCCGAGCGGAAGTGAGGTGCGCAGTCTTTGTGCGCAGAGCGCAATGTACTTTTCCTGGAGGTCAAAGCCGACCGCATTCCGGTCGAGGTCTTGAGCGGCGACCAGGGTGGTGCCGCTGCCTACAAACGGGTCGAGTACCAGCTCTCCACGATGGGTAAACAGTTCGATCACCCGTCGCGCGAGCGCGATGGGAAAGACCGCCGGATGTACGCTCTTATCCCGAATATCGCGCCCCTCGTAGGAAAACTGCCAGACCCCCACCTGGCACTTCACCCATTCCGCAGGTGGCAGACAGCTGAGATGCGTGGGCTTGCAGTCGCACAGGCGCGCGCTGGCTATCGGCAGAGGCTGACGGTACAGCGGACTGTCCGGATAGATAGCCTCCGGTAAACGCTGCACGCTTTGCAGACGGTTTGTCTCCATCTCAACCGGCATCTTCTCACTCCCCTCGCACAACGGCTCTGCGAACCTCTATCCGTAACATACCACATCCTCTGGTGAAGGTCAACCACGTTTGCCTTTTCGACGCAGGCATGTTATAATGATAAACAAGCTAGATAAAATAAACCAAACAGCACAAAAAAGTGTACCGTTTCCAAGCGATACGGCGTCCAAAAGAAGGAAGGAGGTTTGCCCCATGAATCGGCGAGAGATGTTGCAATGGCTGGGTCTGGCAGGTTTGGCGGCGGTAGCCGGTTGTTCCGGGCGAAGTAACGGACAGGTCGGCGCACAGAAACCGCTGGATAGTGCCAAAAGCGAACACGTGAAGCGGGTGCAAAATATCGTGACGGTTGCCTCACGCGGCAGCGTGAAGGAGATGGTAGAGCGTGCCATTCGCCCGCTGGGGGGCATCGAAAAGTTCGTGAAGCCGGGCGATACCGTCGTGCTGAAGCCGAATGCGGCATGGCTGCGTACCCCCGAACAGGCGGCGAATACCAACCCCGAAGTCATCGCCGCACTCATCGAAATGTGCAGAGCGGCAGGAGCGAAACGCATCCTGATTGCCGAGCATACCTGCGATGAACCCGCCACGGTTTGCTTCGAGATGAGCGGGATACGGCGTGTGGCGGACGCGGGCGGCGCCATCATCGTCAACGCCAACCACAAGGGGATGTACCGCCCTGTCCAAATCGCGGGCGCGAAGGTGTTGAATCAGACCGAAGTGGTGCGCGACGTGCTGGAAGCGGACTGCTTCATCAACGTGCCCGTTGCCAAAGACCACAGCGCCACCCGCCTGACGCTGGGACTGAAGAACCTGATGGGCATTGTGTGGGAGCGGCAGAGCTGGCACGTGCAGGGCTTACACGAATCCATCGGCGACTTTGCGCTGGCGGTGAAGCCACACCTGACCATCATCGACGCTACCCGCATTCTGGTCACCAAAGGGCCAAAAGGCCCGGGCGAAGTGCGACAACCCAATCAGGTTATCGCCGCGGTGGACCCGGTGGCGGCGGATGCCTTCGCCACCACGCTGTTCGGACTGAAACCAGAGGACATCGGTTACATCATGCACGCGCATCAGCTGGGCGTGGGCGAGGCACGCCTCAACCGCCTGAACATCACCAGGGTATAGCCGATGAGCACGGTTACGGAGGCACGCAAGCGGTTTCGCGAAACAGGGCGGGTGCGCCCGCGCTTCTGGCGGATGCAGAACGTTCGCCGTATCACGCAGATAGCGTTTCTCGCCCTGTTCCTGCTTTTGCTGGCGTTCACCGTGTATCCCTTGCGCTCCCCAATCGCAGTCGACCTGTTCTTCCGCGCCGACCCTCTGGCGGTGCTCAGCACCTTCATCGCCTCGCGGGAGGTCATCGGCGCGCTTATCCCCTTGGCGGGGTTTATGCTACTGCTGACGGTGGTGCTGGGCAGGTTCTTCTGCGGCTGGTTCTGCCCCATGGGAACCGTCATCGACCTGTCCGACCGTTTTCTGGTGCGCTGGAAACGGCGGGCGGCGGGGGAGAAAGGCTTTCCACAGGTGAAGTACTACATCCTCGCGGCAGTGCTGGTATCCGCGCTGTTTTCCGTTCAGGTAGCGTACTTGTTCGACCCCTTTGCCATTCTCACCCGAACGGTAGTGTGGGTGCTGTTCGCTCCGGTGGCGTTGCTGGGGCGAATGGTCACCGGCTCACCGACGGTGGCGGACTGGATGCCCGCGCTGACGCACATTCCGTATATCCCCGAAACCCAACCGCACTACCGCATGAACCTGCTGGCGGCGTTGCTGTTCGCGGGTATCCTCGCGCTGGGACTGGTGAGCCGTCGGTTCTGGTGCCGCAACCTGTGCCCGCTGGGTGCGCTGCTGGCTCTGCTTTCCGGTTGGGGCATCGTGCGCAGGCAGACGAATTCCGACCAGTGTATCGCCTGCCACCGCTGCGACCGCGAGTGCAAGATGGGCTCCATCCTGCCGGACTCGCACCGTTATCTGGCACGTGAGTGCATCTACTGCTATAACTGCGTGTCGGTATGCGCACCCCAGGCGACCTCCTTCCCTATCACCCTGCGCCGTGAGGGCTTCGAAACGAAAACCGATTTGAAC from Bacillota bacterium includes:
- a CDS encoding tetratricopeptide repeat protein, translated to MALRAASTHQEERVIRRVKWAFGGTGAALGAILLFPVHPLAAAVGSLIGAFAGVLFAYRKAVVALARKWSLEDPPRTSRAAFAFYLAALKCNHLDDISRTRLERCLVEADVDAGVFSVGRVGVYRRRFTVQPDDPGPAFLLAAAYKQGWLPQDEQMIPVWVRVVREEWKEHPLWERFGLSRSKMLEELANTIVREGNVTPECVEVVSQAYTENPRNQSWLTYLARAYPPRTDPQALKVYYAFFKHAPRDAANTHFLAEWVSGHLQGKPWEAEVLRAAIALGGDARQRYVTALARCQMLMHCYDEDALPVYREAFAQNPEDMHTFAALVTALARNNVYDEQAEDLYQRAIKNEKALAPVVEEIGGDIRDVQCALAHCLAQRGAQTKTAISLYARAFEHNPSDVAVAYAYAQALSKAEDYSQKALGVYAVAHKNYPDDAEILVALAKAYAQNGVTNHEATYVYQKVLHARKEWPGMCESVAALYAGEKRPPELAVQLWKRLAEEQPQNARVRKWIAAEYLRRREAKNALTYYQMAAEIAPDDFEAQLMTGKLLLEYTNDLNGALQALQAAVALQPLNLEANLLLGDTLARLEVYPAALMVFEHVLDNIDSDNVHALRMAAQMKHLTDHDVLAAVKMYERAVTLEPENIEVWKEFAEFTKDHGMVDREIRALETLTRLDPRESAHHVRLGELYVIDGDFRRAEEHLRQAIALGAQGTAVFTLLGEVATRVRRSA
- a CDS encoding DUF362 domain-containing protein; its protein translation is MNRREMLQWLGLAGLAAVAGCSGRSNGQVGAQKPLDSAKSEHVKRVQNIVTVASRGSVKEMVERAIRPLGGIEKFVKPGDTVVLKPNAAWLRTPEQAANTNPEVIAALIEMCRAAGAKRILIAEHTCDEPATVCFEMSGIRRVADAGGAIIVNANHKGMYRPVQIAGAKVLNQTEVVRDVLEADCFINVPVAKDHSATRLTLGLKNLMGIVWERQSWHVQGLHESIGDFALAVKPHLTIIDATRILVTKGPKGPGEVRQPNQVIAAVDPVAADAFATTLFGLKPEDIGYIMHAHQLGVGEARLNRLNITRV
- a CDS encoding 4Fe-4S binding protein, which gives rise to MSTVTEARKRFRETGRVRPRFWRMQNVRRITQIAFLALFLLLLAFTVYPLRSPIAVDLFFRADPLAVLSTFIASREVIGALIPLAGFMLLLTVVLGRFFCGWFCPMGTVIDLSDRFLVRWKRRAAGEKGFPQVKYYILAAVLVSALFSVQVAYLFDPFAILTRTVVWVLFAPVALLGRMVTGSPTVADWMPALTHIPYIPETQPHYRMNLLAALLFAGILALGLVSRRFWCRNLCPLGALLALLSGWGIVRRQTNSDQCIACHRCDRECKMGSILPDSHRYLARECIYCYNCVSVCAPQATSFPITLRREGFETKTDLNRRRLLGFGALGLLWAGISVGDTGSKTVGNSPIKASSPARIRPPGSLREDLFLQKCVRCSLCMKVCPTNGLQPALSEAGIEGFWTPILVPRIGHCAQYCTACGDVCPTDAIQPFTPQEKKYLFIGRAYIDRSTCIVWAQDKKCLVCDEHCSYRAVYWKVVDGLRRPFVNDYLCTGCGECEAKCPVQPIAAIRVTTLGDLRHLTREAQKRLYERHLEKKE
- a CDS encoding site-specific DNA-methyltransferase produces the protein METNRLQSVQRLPEAIYPDSPLYRQPLPIASARLCDCKPTHLSCLPPAEWVKCQVGVWQFSYEGRDIRDKSVHPAVFPIALARRVIELFTHRGELVLDPFVGSGTTLVAAQDLDRNAVGFDLQEKYIALCAQRLRTSLPLGNTQQVAVQDDARHIPLYLQAGTVKLIWTSPPYANLLNRPRKNKSRRHRKNEQYGKVEQYSQDERDLGTMALEEYTQAMGDIFESLLPLLQPRAHCVINVPDMWWEDERITIHIALVEELRRRGYELRNIIIWDRRNLVNGIGIFGYPSNYITMGTTFEYLLDFWRPE
- a CDS encoding vitamin K epoxide reductase family protein; protein product: MNGTNINRVMFALAVTGLVIAGLLWYWHVQNAEIPCTNAGCDQVAKHPASRLFGIPVAAYGTLFYLSFALLCALRPSVSAEHQRLFAHLLLLWGTVGFLVSLYLTYLELFVIHAICQWCLASAIIATALFVLSLLAWRQPHLITTPSEA
- a CDS encoding DsbA family protein, with translation MKSETRFLLIMLGFVLILGAGLAALNFYTRPPQLPEPKPVEIKLSDLVIPGRPEKGNPNATVVVVEFSDMQCPSCRRGNETMEQLLLKYDGKIRVIFRHYPLDIHPKARLFAQAAEAAHRQGKFWEMQDLIFNEQDASEKRLEEFARSLGLNMEQFRKDMKSKEVQEAIVNDLVTAQRYGVTSTPTYFLFVGEKGQMIQGHLTLAAEMQKVMEGD
- the guaB gene encoding IMP dehydrogenase, translated to MAHHIREGLSFDDVLLEPRGTEITPDLVDTSTRLVADIILRVPVVSSPMDTVTEARMAIAIAREGGVGVIHRNMSIERQAEEVDKVKRSEHGIIVHPISLSPHDTIRDALAIMERYHISGVPITNEEGVLVGILTNRDIRFEQNFDRRIDEVMTKEGLITAPVGTTLEQAQEILQEHRIEKLPIVDEHFHLRGLITIKDILKIRQYPQATKDSKGRLRVGAAVGPLRQTLERVSALVDAGVDFVVVDSAHGHSAGVINAVKAIKRAYPNLPVVAGNVATKEGTRALIEAGADCIRVGIGAGSICTTRVVAGVGVPQLTAIMDCAEEAAKYDIPTIADGGIRWSGDITKALAAGASCVMVGNLLAGTEEAPGEVVLYQGRAYKDYRGMGSIGAMQEGSSDRYYQQRVDRFVPEGVEGRVPYKGPVSETIYQLVGGVRSGMGYLGARTLEELRQNARFIRITNAGLRESHPHDIWIVKEPPNYASGWGSGQLSSED
- a CDS encoding MvaI/BcnI restriction endonuclease family protein, with product MTPEIVSKEDLIAKIRLIAERGWHRSVKHTINTRNDGAVGNTLEALLGIRENNLPIPNAQEWEIKAQRKASTSLVTLKHVEPSPRACKIVTMVLLPVYGWRHPLAGKRYDEEEMSFRQTLRASQFTDRGFTIVVDRHARKIRVLFDPEKVNTAVPEIATWLEEVIARGGGTLNPEPFWAFDDLGPLIAQKLRNCFYVVADSKIEDGHEWFQFKELYLLSGFSFERFLQAVETGDVLIDFDARTKHNHGTKFRLRQGAWPSLYTNVQCIFTLD